A genomic region of Raphanus sativus cultivar WK10039 chromosome 6, ASM80110v3, whole genome shotgun sequence contains the following coding sequences:
- the LOC108810014 gene encoding NADH dehydrogenase [ubiquinone] 1 beta subcomplex subunit 3-A — translation MAKPLGTTGEFFRRRDEWRKHPMLSNQMRHALPGLGIGVGAFCVYLVGEQIYTKLMAPSQSSHHKQPAPSSH, via the coding sequence ATGGCGAAACCGTTGGGAACTACGGGAGAGTTTTTCAGGAGAAGGGATGAGTGGAGGAAGCACCCGATGCTTTCTAATCAAATGAGACACGCCCTTCCTGGTCTCGGTATCGGCGTCGGCGCCTTCTGCGTTTACCTTGTCGGCGAGCAGATCTATACCAAACTCATGGCTCCTTCTCAATCATCTCACCACAAACAACCAGCTCCCTCTTCTCACTGA
- the LOC108809336 gene encoding 2-C-methyl-D-erythritol 4-phosphate cytidylyltransferase, chloroplastic, whose amino-acid sequence MAMMQANLGFLKSPTFPFPSSNLYPKLSVKSTSLCLGFSCRPSVQKMDFSKRASRREQSVKCSSSSEFDNSKTVVKEKSVSVILLAGGQGKRMKMTIPKQYIPLLGQPIALYSFFTFSRMPEMKEIIVVCDPFFRDIFEEYEESIDVDLKFALPGKERQDSVLSGLQEIDANAELVCIHDSARPLVDTEDVEKVLKDGWAVGAAVLGVPAKATIKEVNSDSLVVKTLDRKTLWEMQTPQVIKPELLKRGFELVKREGLEVTDDVSIVEYLKHPVYVTQGSYTNIKVTTPDDLLLAERILSMDS is encoded by the exons ATGGCGATGATGCAAGCGAATCTTGGTTTCCTTAAATCTCCGACATTTCCGTTTCCTTCGTCGAATTTGTATCCGAAGCTTTCAGTCAAGTCGACATCACTCTGTCTGGGCTTCAGCTGTCGTCCCTCTG TTCAAAAAATGGATTTTTCGAAAAGGGCTAGCAGAAGAGAACAGTCAGTCAAATGTTCTTCATCGTCTGAGTTTGATAat AGTAAAACAGTTGTGAAGGAGAAGAGTGTCTCAGTGATTCTCTTAGCTGGTGGTCAAGGGAAGAGAATGAAA ATGACCATTCCAAAACAGTATATACCACTCCTTGGTCAGCCCATTGCTCTCTACAG CTTTTTCACGTTTTCACGTATGCCTGAAATGAAGGAGATTATAGTTGTGTGCGATCCATTTTTCCGAGATATTTTTGAAG AATATGAAGAATCAATAGATGTTGATCTTAAATTCGCTCTTCCTGGTAAAGAAAGGCAAGACTCTGTTCTCAGTGGACTTCAG GAAATAGATGCGAACGCTGAACTTGTTTGCATCCACGACTCAGCCAGACCGTTGGTGGACACTGAAGATGTCGAGAAG gTACTTAAAGATGGTTGGGCGGTTGGAGCAGCCGTTCTTGGTGTTCCAGCGAAAGCTACTATCAAAGAG GTCAATTCAGATTCACTCGTGGTGAAAACTCTTGacaggaaaaccctttgggaaaTGCAGACACCACAg gTGATCAAACCCGAGCTGTTGAAGAGAGGTTTCGAGCTTGTGAAAAG AGAAGGTCTAGAGGTAACAGATGATGTTTCAATTGTTGAATACCTCAAGCACCCTGTTTATGTCACTCAAGGATCTTACACAAACATCAAG GTTACAACACCTGATGATTTACTGCTTGCTGAGAGAATCTTGAGCATGGACTCATGA
- the LOC108809756 gene encoding zinc-finger homeodomain protein 3, with the protein MEVASQEEHDMPIPISTTYNGGHGHMIHRHHDHRHHHPANSTHPNPLIVPSNVNGLGKNHDHPHHHVDYNMISSNKENKEKPVVNKYKECLKNHAASKGGHAIDGCGEFMPSGEEGSIEALTCSACNCHRNFHRREIEGEEKTYFSPYLHNQPQRKIMFHHHHKMTKSPLPQQMIMPIGVAAAAVSNSESEDQMEEDGGGNLPFRQPPPYIYGRHNQKKRFRTKFTSEQKEKMLSFAERIGWKMQRQEESVVQQFCEEIGVRRRVLKVWIHNNKYNLSKKSNNVNNNVETSAGNNDINKVLTENLASSS; encoded by the coding sequence ATGGAAGTTGCTAGCCAAGAAGAACATGACATGCCTATCCCAATAAGCACTACTTATAATGGTGGGCACGGACACATGATACATCGTCATCATGATCATCGCCATCATCATCCTGCCAATTCTACTCATCCAAACCCACTAATAGTCCCCTCAAATGTTAATGGTCTTGGCAAAAACCATGACCATCCTCATCATCATGTGGATTACAACATGATCAGCAGCAACAAGGAGAACAAGGAGAAGCCTGTGGTTAACAAGTACAAGGAATGTTTGAAGAACCATGCAGCTTCCAAGGGAGGCCATGCTATTGACGGTTGTGGAGAGTTTATGCCAAGTGGTGAAGAAGGTTCCATCGAAGCTCTCACCTGCTCAGCTTGTAACTGCCATAGAAACTTCCATAGAAGAGAAATCGAAGGCGAAGAAAAGACCTACTTTTCCCCTTACCTCCACAACCAACCGCAGAGAAAAATCATGTTCCATCACCATCACAAGATGACCAAATCACCACTACCACAGCAAATGATAATGCCAATAGGCGTTGCAGCCGCAGCTGTATCAAACTCAGAATCAGAAGATCAAATGGAGGAAGATGGTGGAGGAAACTTACCATTCCGGCAGCCACCACCGTACATCTACGGTAGACATAATCAAAAGAAGAGGTTTAGGACAAAGTTTACTTCAGAGCAGAAGGAGAAGATGCTGAGTTTTGCGGAGAGGATTGGTTGGAAGATGCAAAGACAAGAGGAATCTGTTGTTCAGCAGTTTTGTGAAGAGATTGGAGTTAGGAGAAGAGTTCTTAAAGTTTGGATTCATAACAACAAATACAATCTATCCAAGAAGAGTAACAACGTTAATAACAATGTCGAGACTTCTGCTGGTAACAACGACATCAATAAAGTCCTTACTGAAAATCTTGCTTCTAGTTCTTAA